One part of the Thermoanaerobacterium sp. CMT5567-10 genome encodes these proteins:
- a CDS encoding nucleoside triphosphate pyrophosphatase, which translates to MKIVLASNSPRRREILSNIGLDFDVIPSNIAEETKEKEPENIVMDLSRKKALCVAEKLDDDSIVIGADTVVVIDGEILGKPKDKGEAFSMLRKLSGRWHKVYTGVSVVSLKNRKFINDYESTDVYIKNLSNDMILNYIEKGECLDKAGSYAIQGYGALIVERINGDYFNVVGLPISKLYDIFLNEFNINLL; encoded by the coding sequence ATGAAGATTGTTCTTGCATCAAATTCTCCTAGGCGACGGGAGATACTTTCAAACATTGGTCTTGACTTTGATGTGATACCTAGCAATATAGCAGAAGAAACAAAAGAGAAAGAACCAGAAAATATTGTTATGGATTTGTCAAGAAAAAAAGCATTATGCGTTGCTGAGAAATTGGATGATGATTCAATCGTTATAGGAGCAGATACAGTTGTTGTCATAGATGGTGAAATACTAGGCAAACCTAAGGACAAGGGTGAAGCATTTTCCATGCTTAGGAAGCTATCTGGAAGATGGCATAAGGTATATACTGGAGTTTCAGTGGTTTCACTAAAAAATCGCAAATTTATTAATGATTATGAATCGACCGATGTTTATATTAAGAATCTCAGCAATGACATGATCTTAAATTATATAGAAAAAGGTGAATGTTTAGATAAAGCAGGTTCATATGCTATTCAAGGCTATGGGGCATTGATTGTAGAGAGAATAAATGGTGATTATTTCAATGTTGTTGGACTGCCTATATCGAAATTGTACGATATATTTTTAAATGAATTTAATATAAACCTGCTATAA